The sequence TACACCGGCTGGGGCAAGACCGGCAGCCTCTTCCACTTCATGCGCTATCCCGGACTGATCCCGGACGTCGTGACGACCTCGAAGTCCTTCGGCGGCGGCAAGTCCTCCATCTCCGCCTTCGTGGCCAGGGAACCCGTCTTCAGGAAGGCGTACGACCATCTCGGCGACGCCATGCTCCAGTCGACCAGCACCACCTACTACGGCTTCGGCGAGGAGACCGCCACCGCCGTCGAGGCGGTCAACATCGCCGTCGAGGACGACTACCCCGCCCGCGCCCGCGCCATCGAACGGGTCCTCGCCCCCGGTCTCGAACGGCTGCACAAGCAGTACCCGGACATCATCGCGGACGTGCGCGGAGCCGGCGCGCTGTATGGAGTCTTCCTCGACGGCGGCCCGAAGGTCCTCGACCTGGCGGCCAAACTGGCCCCGGGCGGCCTCGCCCGCGACCCGCTGCTCCGCACCAAGGTCATCACCTGCGCCGTGATCAACGCGATGTACCACGACCACGACGTCTACATGTACTACACGCTCAACGGCAGGAGCCCGCTGGTGGTCGCCCCCTGCCTGGTCGCGGGCCCCGACGAGGTGGAGCTCTTCCTCGACGCCTTCGACAGGACCCTCGCCAAGGGCATGAACCGGCTGCTCGCCGCCTTCTTCAAGGACAAGGCGGTGTCCCGATGGGCCTGAACGTCCTGGTGACCGGCGCGGCCGGCATGCTCGGCTCCCACCTCGTCGCCCGGCTGGCCGCCGACGGGCACCGGGTCACCGGCCTCGACGTCCGGGACGACCCGGCCCCGCCGCCCGGCTCCCGCCACGTGGTGGCCGACATCCGCGACGGCGCGGCGATCGGGCGCGCCCTGGACGGCGCGGACGCCCTCGTGCACTGCGCGGCGGCGCTCCCCAGCTACCCCGCCGACCAGATCCGCTCGGTGACGGTCGAGGGCACCCGTACCGTCCTGGGCGCCGCCCACCGCGCCGGTGTGGCGCGCGTCGTGCACATCTCCTCCACCGCCGTCTACGGGCTGCCCAAGCAGGTGCCCACCCCCGAGGAACACCCGCGCGAGCCCGTCGACCCGTACAGCAGGGCGAAGGCAGAAGCGGAGGAGATCTGCGAGGAGTTCCGGAGCCGGGGCATGTGCGTCTCGGTGCTGCGGCCCAAGACGTTCCTCGGACCCGGCCGGATGGGCCTGTTCTCCATGCTCTTCGAATGGGCCGAGGAACGCCGCAACTTCCCCGTCCTGGGCCGCGGCGACGTACGCATCCAGATGTTCGGCATGGACGACCTCGTCGACGCGGTGATGCTCGCGCTCCACGCCGACCAGGAGACCGCCAACGACGTCTACAACCTGGGCGCGGCGCGCTTCGGCACCCTGCGGGAGGACTTCCAGGCGGTGCTCGACGCCGCGGGACACGGCAAACGGGTCGTCCCGCTGCCGGCCGCCCCCGCGCTCGCGGCCCTGCGGACGCTGGAACGCGCACGGCTCTCCCCGGTGTACGGACGCCTGCTGTTCAAGCTCCTCGACGACTCGTACGTCGACATCAGCCGTGCGCGGGAACGCCTCGGCTTCAGCCCCGCGCAGTCGAACCAGGACGCCATCCTGCGGACGTACGAGTGGTGGCGCACCCAGCGGCGGGGCAGCGGACCGGCCCCCGGCGCCGGCCGGACCAGCCGCGACCCGTGGCGCCAGGGCGCGCTCGGTCTCGCCAAGGTCTTCTTCTGAAACCCCCTGGAGCCTTGCCGTGGACATCACCCAGTCCTCACCCGCGCCCGCGCGGGTGACGGCAGCCCCACCCGGACCACCGGACCTCTCCACCGCCCCGACCACCTCACCCGTCCCCACGATTCCCCTCGCTCCGACCACCTCACCCGCCCCTACGATTCCTCTCGCCCCGACCACCTCACCCGCTCCTACGAATCCCCCTGCCCCCACCACCTCACCCGTCCCCACGACTTCACCTGTCCCACGCCGTCGGCCCGCCCGGGATCTGCTCACCCTGCTGCGCCCCGGCCAGTGGGTGAAGAACCTCGTCGTGGTGCCGCTGGCCCTGCTGGACACCCGCCCCCTGAACCCCGCCGGATTCGCGCACATCGCCTGGGCCGTGCTCGGGTTCACGCTCGCCTCCGGCCTCGTCTACGTCGTCAACGACCTCGCCGACCGGGCACGCGACCGGCTGCACCCGGTCAAGCGGCACCGCCCGCTCGCCTCCGGTCGGGTCGGCACCGGAGCCGCCGTCACCCTGATCTGCCTCCTCGTCCTGTCGCTCCTCGGCTGGGCGGCGGCGGGTGCCCCGTGGCAGTGGTGGCCCACCGCCCTCTATCTGCTGGTCAGCCTCGCCTACACCCAGGGCCTCAAGCACGTGCCGCTGGTGGACGCGTTCATCGTGGCGACGGGCTTCGTCCTGCGGCTCGCCCAGGGCTCCTTGGCCGTGGGGCAGCCGGTCTCCGAGTGGCTCGCGCTGTGCGTGTTCTCGCTCTGTCTGATGCTGGCGCTCGGCAAACGACGGCACGAGATGACAGCGGCGGGCCGTGCCCACCGCCCCGCCCTGCGCGGCTACACGCTCGCCTTCCTCGACCACCTCGTCGTGCTCGTCGCCGTACTGACCGCCGTCTCGTACGTGCTCTATGTGCGCGACGACGCGGTCTTCGCCACCGGGGCCCAACTGGTCACTCTGCTCTCCGCGCCCTTCGCGGTCTTCGGACTCGCCCGCTATCTCCAGGTGCTCCTGGTCGAGGACGGCGGCGGCAATCCGGTCCACGCGCTGTTCCGCGACCGGACCATGCTCGTCAACTCCGGCCTGTGGGCGCTGCTCGTCGCCGTCGCGCTGTTCCTCTCCCACCGTTCCGCCTGACCCCTCCGACCGCCCGAAGGTGCGGCCCCATGACCCAGAAGCCACCGTTCGTCTCCGTCGTCATCCCCAACTACAACTACGGCCGGGCCCTGGAACTGTGCCTGCGCGCCGCGCTCGCCCAGACCTACGAGCCCATGGAGGTGCTGCTGATCGACGACTGCAGCACCGACGACTCCGTCGCGGTCGCCGAGGCGTGCGGGGTGCGGGTGATCAGCACCGGTGTCAACAGCGGGGTGGCCACCACCCGCAACACGGGCGCGGCGCACGCCCGTGGCGAGATCATCGTCTTCGTCGACTCCGACGTGGCCATGGAACCGGACGCCGTCGCCCAGGCCGTCGCCCTGCTCGGCTCCGACGCCCGCATCGGCGCGGTCTGCGGTACGTACGACGCCGAACCGCTGATCAGGGACAGCCTGATCGAGGAGTACCGCTGCCTCCACCAGTTCTACTGGCTGGCCGAGACGGAAGGCCGCATCGGCACCCTGCACACCGCGATCTGCGCCATGCCGGCCAAGGTCTTCGCCGAGATCGGCCCGTTCAACCCCCGTCTGCGGCACACCGAGGACGGCGACTACGCCGCCCGGATCTGCCGGAGCTACGAGGTCCACAGCTCCACCGCGGTCCGCGGCCGGCACGACCACGACGACACCTGGCGCGTCGTGATGCGCAAGGTCTTCCACCGCACCCGGCTGCACATCCCGCTGTACGTGCGCCGGGGCGACCTCCCCGGCGGCATCGCCACCGGGCCGCGCGCCGGAGCCAGCGTCGCCGCGCTGCTGGCCCTGCTCACCCTGCCCCCGGCCCTGCTCTCCCCGCTCTGGCTCCTGGCGTCCGCCGCCCTGCTCGTGTTCTGTCTGCTGGCCGACAGCGCGCTCTA is a genomic window of Streptomyces sp. NBC_01237 containing:
- a CDS encoding NAD-dependent epimerase/dehydratase family protein, translated to MGLNVLVTGAAGMLGSHLVARLAADGHRVTGLDVRDDPAPPPGSRHVVADIRDGAAIGRALDGADALVHCAAALPSYPADQIRSVTVEGTRTVLGAAHRAGVARVVHISSTAVYGLPKQVPTPEEHPREPVDPYSRAKAEAEEICEEFRSRGMCVSVLRPKTFLGPGRMGLFSMLFEWAEERRNFPVLGRGDVRIQMFGMDDLVDAVMLALHADQETANDVYNLGAARFGTLREDFQAVLDAAGHGKRVVPLPAAPALAALRTLERARLSPVYGRLLFKLLDDSYVDISRARERLGFSPAQSNQDAILRTYEWWRTQRRGSGPAPGAGRTSRDPWRQGALGLAKVFF
- a CDS encoding UbiA prenyltransferase family protein; protein product: MDITQSSPAPARVTAAPPGPPDLSTAPTTSPVPTIPLAPTTSPAPTIPLAPTTSPAPTNPPAPTTSPVPTTSPVPRRRPARDLLTLLRPGQWVKNLVVVPLALLDTRPLNPAGFAHIAWAVLGFTLASGLVYVVNDLADRARDRLHPVKRHRPLASGRVGTGAAVTLICLLVLSLLGWAAAGAPWQWWPTALYLLVSLAYTQGLKHVPLVDAFIVATGFVLRLAQGSLAVGQPVSEWLALCVFSLCLMLALGKRRHEMTAAGRAHRPALRGYTLAFLDHLVVLVAVLTAVSYVLYVRDDAVFATGAQLVTLLSAPFAVFGLARYLQVLLVEDGGGNPVHALFRDRTMLVNSGLWALLVAVALFLSHRSA
- a CDS encoding glycosyltransferase family 2 protein yields the protein MTQKPPFVSVVIPNYNYGRALELCLRAALAQTYEPMEVLLIDDCSTDDSVAVAEACGVRVISTGVNSGVATTRNTGAAHARGEIIVFVDSDVAMEPDAVAQAVALLGSDARIGAVCGTYDAEPLIRDSLIEEYRCLHQFYWLAETEGRIGTLHTAICAMPAKVFAEIGPFNPRLRHTEDGDYAARICRSYEVHSSTAVRGRHDHDDTWRVVMRKVFHRTRLHIPLYVRRGDLPGGIATGPRAGASVAALLALLTLPPALLSPLWLLASAALLVFCLLADSALYRFVLRRRGPLFTAYFAMAHFLVNAVIAAGAGVGVLQWLASRRFRRLYEPDGSPGALRAAA